A single genomic interval of Granulicella tundricola MP5ACTX9 harbors:
- the proC gene encoding pyrroline-5-carboxylate reductase, giving the protein MSEIELEIVRPAAMMPGVKVAVLGAGKMGGILLQAFLKNNLLAPEQIVATVQHADRALALSAQTGVEVTTDNLAAATWADVILLGVKPIQVPGLIETIKGGLTAEKMIVSFAASVKTTAIEAAAGLELAVIRAMPNTPSMLAAGVTALCGGRFASAEQMSVAQRIFATVGRTVVVAEKHMDAVTGLSGSGPAFIYIIIEALAEAGVNVGLPRDVATLLAAQTTLGSAKMVLETGYHPALLKDQVTTPAGCTVDGILELEEGGLRVTLIKAVKRATARAKELAAG; this is encoded by the coding sequence ATGAGCGAAATTGAGTTGGAGATCGTACGGCCCGCGGCGATGATGCCCGGGGTAAAGGTTGCAGTACTGGGCGCGGGCAAGATGGGTGGGATTCTGCTACAGGCGTTTTTGAAGAACAACCTGCTGGCACCGGAGCAGATTGTGGCCACCGTGCAGCATGCGGACCGGGCACTGGCGCTTTCGGCGCAGACGGGAGTGGAGGTCACGACCGACAACCTGGCTGCGGCGACCTGGGCCGACGTGATTCTGCTGGGGGTGAAGCCGATTCAGGTGCCGGGATTGATTGAAACGATCAAGGGTGGATTGACTGCGGAGAAGATGATCGTTTCGTTTGCGGCTTCGGTGAAGACGACGGCGATCGAGGCGGCGGCGGGGTTGGAGCTGGCGGTGATCCGGGCTATGCCGAATACGCCTTCCATGCTGGCTGCGGGCGTGACTGCGCTTTGTGGGGGGCGGTTTGCCTCAGCGGAGCAGATGTCTGTAGCGCAGAGGATCTTTGCGACCGTGGGGCGGACGGTGGTGGTCGCCGAGAAACATATGGATGCGGTGACGGGGCTGAGTGGGTCCGGGCCGGCGTTTATCTACATCATCATCGAGGCGCTGGCAGAGGCGGGCGTGAATGTGGGGCTGCCAAGGGATGTGGCGACGCTGCTGGCGGCGCAGACGACGTTGGGGTCGGCGAAGATGGTGCTCGAGACGGGGTATCATCCGGCGCTGCTGAAGGATCAGGTGACGACTCCGGCGGGATGTACGGTGGATGGGATTCTGGAACTGGAGGAGGGTGGGCTGCGCGTGACGCTGATCAAGGCGGTGAAGCGGGCTACGGCTCGGGCGAAGGAGCTTGCGGCAGGATAG
- a CDS encoding ATP-binding cassette domain-containing protein, whose protein sequence is MLSDTLLAVRLKHRMGTLELDVAFEAGGGWTVLFGPSGSGKSTVLRAVAGFVRPDEGRISVRTGTRQRVLVDTGTRRFLPAHKRGLRYAGQAAMLFPKMTVRENLMQAHVGPGREAWLESAIRHFGLGELERKMPGELSGGQRQMVSVVRAAVGEGEILLLDEPFSGLDGRLRDSLIGRLREWLGKTPVVSVTHDVGEAFLLGAEVVRMSEGRVVRQGAVEDVLGEERERLLGVLA, encoded by the coding sequence ATGTTATCTGACACGCTGCTGGCGGTGAGGCTGAAGCATCGGATGGGGACGCTGGAGTTGGACGTGGCGTTTGAGGCCGGCGGGGGCTGGACGGTGCTGTTTGGGCCTTCTGGGAGTGGGAAGAGTACGGTGCTGCGGGCGGTGGCTGGGTTCGTGCGGCCGGATGAGGGTAGGATCTCGGTGCGGACGGGGACTCGGCAGCGGGTGCTGGTGGATACGGGGACGCGGCGGTTTTTGCCGGCGCATAAACGTGGGCTCAGATATGCGGGGCAGGCGGCTATGTTGTTTCCGAAGATGACAGTCAGGGAGAACCTGATGCAGGCGCATGTGGGGCCGGGGCGCGAGGCCTGGCTGGAATCGGCGATACGGCACTTTGGGTTGGGGGAGCTGGAACGGAAGATGCCGGGGGAGCTTTCGGGCGGGCAGCGGCAGATGGTGTCGGTGGTGCGGGCGGCGGTGGGTGAAGGGGAGATTCTGCTGCTGGATGAGCCGTTTTCCGGGCTGGATGGACGGCTGAGGGACTCGCTGATTGGGCGGCTACGAGAGTGGCTGGGAAAGACGCCGGTGGTCAGCGTGACGCATGACGTGGGAGAGGCGTTTCTGCTGGGGGCGGAGGTGGTGAGGATGAGCGAGGGTCGGGTGGTGAGGCAGGGGGCGGTTGAGGATGTGTTGGGGGAGGAACGGGAGAGGCTGCTGGGGGTTTTGGCGTAG
- a CDS encoding UDP-N-acetylmuramate dehydrogenase, whose product MTDNSKLGTVQCSLPLPASRLNGEYRNLTQVQIEQNIPLAPYTTLRIGGPARYFAQATTEADLIEAITFARTNDLPLFILGGGSNLLVSDAGFPGLVLQAALAPNALHIAPPINGEITYTVPAGYDWDAFVLATSQAGLTGIESLAGIPGMVGGSPVQNIGAYGQEVSQTISAVHALDLETLTPRTFSREDCGFAYRTSIFNSTHRNRYIITAVEFTFALAATPTLTYADLKKHFAATTNPTPLEIYEAVRAIRRTKGMLILPTDAEPDFRSAGSFFKNPIVPAATLNHIAVALSIAPEKIPHWPTGPHEIKLPAAWLIEQAGFPKGFTQGNAAISTCHTLALVNHSGQATCADLLALRDTITQKVQSLFEIPLHQEPVYLS is encoded by the coding sequence ATAACTGACAACTCAAAACTCGGAACTGTTCAATGTAGCCTTCCTCTCCCAGCCTCACGACTCAACGGAGAATACCGTAACCTAACGCAAGTGCAGATCGAACAAAACATCCCCCTCGCCCCCTACACCACCCTCCGCATTGGAGGCCCCGCCCGTTACTTCGCCCAAGCCACCACCGAAGCCGACCTCATCGAAGCCATCACCTTTGCCCGCACCAACGATCTCCCCCTCTTCATCCTCGGCGGAGGCTCCAACCTCCTCGTCTCCGACGCCGGCTTTCCCGGCCTCGTCCTCCAGGCAGCCCTCGCTCCGAACGCCCTCCACATAGCCCCACCCATCAACGGCGAGATCACCTACACGGTCCCCGCCGGATACGACTGGGACGCCTTCGTCCTAGCCACCTCCCAGGCCGGCCTCACCGGCATCGAATCCCTCGCCGGCATCCCCGGCATGGTCGGCGGCTCCCCCGTCCAGAACATCGGAGCCTACGGCCAGGAGGTCTCCCAAACCATCTCCGCCGTCCACGCCCTCGACCTGGAAACCCTTACCCCCCGCACCTTCAGCAGGGAAGACTGCGGCTTCGCCTACCGCACCAGCATCTTCAACTCCACCCATCGCAACCGCTACATCATCACCGCAGTCGAATTCACCTTCGCCCTTGCCGCCACACCCACCCTCACCTACGCCGACCTAAAAAAGCACTTCGCCGCCACCACCAATCCAACCCCCCTCGAAATCTACGAAGCCGTCCGCGCAATCCGCCGCACCAAGGGCATGCTCATCCTGCCCACAGACGCCGAACCCGACTTCCGCTCCGCAGGCTCCTTCTTCAAGAACCCCATCGTCCCCGCCGCAACCCTGAACCACATAGCCGTAGCCCTGAGCATCGCCCCCGAAAAGATCCCCCACTGGCCCACCGGCCCCCACGAAATCAAACTCCCCGCAGCCTGGCTTATCGAGCAAGCCGGTTTTCCCAAAGGCTTCACCCAAGGCAACGCCGCCATCTCTACCTGCCACACCTTAGCCTTGGTCAACCACTCCGGCCAAGCCACCTGCGCCGACCTCCTCGCCCTTCGCGACACCATCACCCAAAAAGTCCAGTCCCTCTTCGAAATCCCCCTCCATCAGGAGCCCGTCTACCTCTCCTAA
- the modB gene encoding molybdate ABC transporter permease subunit — MDVGALILTLRLAGMTTLLLLIVAVPLAWWIARGRGFGRAGVQAIVSLPLVLPPTVLGFYLLVMLGPQTAIGRGIIDVIGHPLAFSFSGLLVGSCIYSLPFAVQPLVAGFRGLDGRYLEAAAGLGMSPWVSFRRVVLPMVSGSMLAAGVLAFSHTVGEFGVVLMLGGNLPGATRTLSIVLFDQVQDFNYAGANQTAAVLLCLSLAALIAVYAGRGRGGDVI; from the coding sequence ATGGATGTTGGGGCACTCATTTTGACGTTGCGGCTGGCAGGGATGACTACGCTCCTTTTGCTGATTGTGGCGGTGCCTCTGGCATGGTGGATTGCGCGGGGACGAGGATTCGGGCGAGCGGGGGTGCAGGCGATCGTGAGCCTGCCGCTGGTGCTTCCGCCTACGGTGCTTGGATTTTATCTGCTGGTGATGTTGGGGCCGCAGACTGCGATTGGGCGCGGGATCATCGACGTGATTGGGCATCCGCTGGCTTTCAGCTTTTCCGGATTGCTGGTGGGGTCTTGTATCTATTCGCTGCCGTTTGCGGTGCAGCCTCTGGTGGCTGGGTTCAGGGGGCTGGATGGGCGGTATCTTGAGGCGGCGGCGGGGTTGGGGATGTCGCCTTGGGTGAGCTTCCGGCGAGTGGTGCTGCCGATGGTGAGTGGGTCTATGCTGGCGGCGGGGGTGCTGGCGTTCTCGCATACGGTGGGTGAGTTTGGGGTGGTGCTGATGCTGGGGGGGAACCTGCCGGGGGCGACGCGGACGCTTTCGATCGTGCTGTTCGACCAGGTCCAGGACTTCAACTATGCGGGAGCGAATCAGACGGCGGCGGTGCTGCTGTGCCTGTCGCTGGCGGCGCTGATTGCGGTTTATGCGGGGCGGGGACGAGGTGGCGATGTTATCTGA
- a CDS encoding BrxA/BrxB family bacilliredoxin: protein MYPEIMVIPMREELVRAGVSEARTAADVDTAVAQSGTTMLIVNSICGCAAGKMRPGVRLAMQHTTKPDHAVTVFAGQDREATEKARGYFGGHPPTSPAIAILRDGQLVYLMQRSAIETSTAPAIAQELARAFDAYCAKATA from the coding sequence ATGTATCCAGAGATTATGGTGATTCCGATGCGCGAGGAGCTTGTTCGCGCTGGTGTAAGTGAGGCTCGTACGGCGGCTGATGTCGATACCGCAGTGGCGCAGTCCGGGACGACGATGTTGATTGTGAACTCGATCTGCGGCTGCGCGGCGGGTAAGATGCGTCCGGGCGTACGCCTGGCGATGCAGCATACGACGAAGCCGGATCATGCGGTGACGGTGTTTGCAGGACAGGACCGTGAGGCCACCGAGAAGGCGCGCGGTTATTTTGGCGGACATCCTCCGACTTCGCCCGCGATTGCGATTCTGCGCGACGGTCAGCTTGTTTACCTGATGCAGCGTTCGGCGATCGAGACCTCGACCGCACCGGCGATTGCGCAGGAGCTGGCACGGGCATTCGACGCTTATTGCGCGAAGGCAACTGCGTAA
- the fabF gene encoding beta-ketoacyl-ACP synthase II, with protein MHNHRVVVTGVGLISPVGTGTEETWAALLKGQSGIAPITLFDALRFSCRFAGEVKNFVPENYIDRKDIKKMGRFIQFAMAATQFAMAQSGLVITEENADRVGVYVGSGIGAFEVIEREHSKLLTGGPDRVSPFFINATIANLASGQISIKYGAAGPSLTVATACTTGAHGIGEAWHVIQRGDADVMICGGSEAAVTPLSVAGFASMRALSTRNDSPTTASRPWDTQRDGFVVGEGAGILILETLEYAQARGATILAEVSGYAANSDAFHTNAPPEDGRGVRKVMQLALKSAGIEPHQVGYLNAHATSTPLGDRAEAQAIAATFGPHAKDLLVSSTKSMTGHLLGGAGSLEAGITVLALRDQIAPPTTNLETPDENIKLNLVRDTPVPVAMDYAMTNSFGFGGTNASLIFRRWS; from the coding sequence ATGCATAACCATCGCGTAGTCGTCACCGGAGTAGGCCTCATCAGTCCCGTAGGCACAGGAACGGAGGAGACCTGGGCTGCGCTCCTCAAAGGTCAATCTGGCATCGCACCCATCACCCTCTTTGACGCCTTGCGCTTCTCCTGCCGCTTCGCCGGTGAAGTCAAGAACTTCGTCCCGGAGAACTACATCGACCGCAAGGACATCAAGAAGATGGGCCGCTTCATCCAGTTCGCCATGGCCGCCACGCAATTCGCCATGGCGCAGTCTGGCCTCGTCATCACGGAAGAGAACGCAGACCGCGTCGGCGTCTACGTCGGCAGCGGCATCGGAGCCTTTGAGGTCATTGAGCGCGAGCACTCCAAGCTCCTCACCGGCGGCCCGGACCGCGTCTCGCCCTTCTTCATCAACGCCACCATCGCCAACCTCGCCTCGGGCCAGATCTCCATCAAGTACGGCGCCGCCGGCCCCAGCCTCACCGTAGCTACCGCCTGCACCACCGGAGCCCATGGCATCGGGGAAGCCTGGCACGTCATCCAGCGCGGCGACGCGGACGTCATGATCTGCGGCGGCAGTGAAGCCGCCGTCACGCCACTCTCCGTCGCCGGCTTCGCCTCCATGCGAGCCCTCTCCACCCGCAACGACTCCCCCACCACCGCCTCCCGCCCCTGGGATACCCAGCGCGACGGCTTCGTCGTCGGCGAAGGCGCAGGCATCCTCATCCTGGAAACCCTTGAGTACGCCCAGGCCCGCGGAGCCACCATCCTCGCTGAAGTCTCCGGCTACGCCGCCAACTCCGACGCCTTCCACACCAACGCCCCACCGGAGGACGGCCGCGGCGTACGCAAGGTCATGCAGCTCGCCCTCAAAAGCGCCGGCATCGAGCCTCATCAGGTCGGCTATCTCAACGCCCACGCCACCAGCACGCCCCTCGGCGACCGCGCCGAGGCGCAGGCCATCGCCGCCACCTTCGGCCCCCACGCCAAGGACCTCCTCGTCAGCTCCACCAAGTCCATGACCGGCCACCTCCTCGGCGGAGCCGGAAGCCTGGAGGCCGGTATCACCGTCCTGGCTCTCCGCGATCAGATCGCCCCACCCACCACCAACCTCGAAACCCCGGACGAGAACATCAAGCTCAACCTCGTCCGCGACACCCCCGTCCCCGTCGCCATGGACTACGCCATGACCAACTCCTTCGGCTTCGGAGGCACCAACGCCTCCCTCATCTTCCGCCGCTGGTCGTAA
- a CDS encoding MarR family winged helix-turn-helix transcriptional regulator, translating to MKSQTNPGDLGCTCYRLRQSARLTTRLYDRHLAPSGLNIGQFGILATLAAMHGQTISNLAAVLQLDRTTLTRNLLPLQKLGLVEVEPGPDKRARSLSLTQPGREALAQAKPLWQAAQQALEQQLGKPESRHLNQTLDRTLSRLALQEGPQHHA from the coding sequence ATGAAGTCCCAAACCAACCCCGGCGACCTCGGCTGCACCTGCTACCGCCTCCGCCAGTCCGCCCGCCTTACCACTCGGCTCTACGACCGGCACCTCGCACCATCCGGCCTCAACATCGGCCAGTTCGGCATCCTGGCCACCCTCGCAGCCATGCACGGCCAGACCATCTCCAACCTCGCCGCGGTCCTCCAGCTTGACCGGACCACTCTCACCCGCAACCTGCTCCCACTCCAGAAGCTCGGCCTTGTTGAGGTTGAACCAGGCCCTGACAAGCGCGCCCGTTCTCTCAGCCTTACCCAGCCGGGCAGGGAAGCACTCGCCCAGGCCAAGCCCCTCTGGCAGGCCGCCCAGCAGGCCCTTGAGCAGCAACTCGGTAAGCCCGAATCACGCCATCTCAACCAGACCCTCGATCGGACGCTCAGCCGTCTCGCACTACAGGAAGGACCGCAACACCATGCATAA
- a CDS encoding DUF885 family protein codes for MMLSSLSLFGRVGLGLALVGTGFAQGPLTAGTATSVAGRSAALSSLFKEMWDDELKHSPEFASELGDRRYGDQLSDLSPRAVNDGLARGQGYLVRLAEIDTTGLSADEKLAVETMEERLAAAEEGARAKAWEMPVTQAGGVQVVLPGLAASLSFETVKDYDDWITRLKKIPDQIRQATEDMMAGIDERRVQPVAVLEMAEKQTEDLAGQKPEESVFARPLKRFSASIGAAERKRITDETLDAIQDDVLPAYVRFGKFLKVQAVPAGSPDGKASAVAPSGQRLEEAKILELRAKAKGSLGARFDSKAFADLIAKDYVLPMKGLEERVNGWIATQK; via the coding sequence ATGATGCTTTCGAGTCTTTCTCTTTTTGGGCGTGTGGGTTTGGGGTTGGCTTTGGTGGGGACTGGATTTGCTCAGGGACCGCTTACGGCGGGGACGGCGACTTCAGTTGCGGGGCGGAGTGCGGCGCTGAGTTCCCTGTTCAAGGAGATGTGGGACGACGAGTTGAAACACTCGCCTGAGTTTGCTTCTGAGTTGGGGGATCGGCGGTATGGGGATCAGCTTTCGGATCTTTCTCCGCGGGCAGTGAACGATGGATTGGCGAGGGGGCAGGGGTACCTGGTGCGGCTGGCGGAGATCGATACGACGGGGCTGAGTGCGGATGAAAAGCTCGCTGTGGAGACGATGGAGGAGCGGCTGGCTGCGGCGGAGGAGGGTGCTCGGGCGAAGGCGTGGGAGATGCCGGTGACGCAGGCGGGCGGGGTGCAGGTTGTGTTGCCGGGGTTGGCGGCTTCCCTATCGTTTGAGACGGTGAAGGACTATGACGACTGGATTACACGGCTGAAGAAGATACCGGATCAGATTCGGCAGGCGACCGAGGACATGATGGCGGGGATCGACGAGAGGCGGGTTCAGCCTGTGGCTGTGCTGGAGATGGCGGAGAAGCAGACGGAGGATCTCGCGGGGCAGAAGCCGGAGGAGAGCGTGTTTGCTCGGCCGTTGAAGCGGTTTTCGGCGAGCATCGGTGCGGCTGAGCGCAAGCGGATTACAGATGAGACGCTGGATGCGATTCAGGACGATGTGCTACCGGCTTATGTGCGATTTGGGAAGTTCTTGAAGGTGCAGGCTGTGCCGGCGGGGAGTCCGGACGGGAAGGCGTCTGCCGTTGCTCCGTCCGGGCAGAGGCTGGAGGAGGCAAAGATTCTGGAGTTGCGGGCGAAGGCGAAAGGCTCGCTGGGAGCCAGGTTCGACTCAAAGGCTTTTGCTGATCTGATTGCGAAGGACTACGTTTTGCCGATGAAAGGATTGGAAGAGCGTGTGAATGGGTGGATCGCTACGCAGAAGTAA
- a CDS encoding sigma-54-dependent Fis family transcriptional regulator produces MWIDSEFEGLVFVGASEGAVRLRVQVSRMAPYYRTALVMGEVGVGKREVARELHRLSLVDGDFVCCPAGELTDEMVDRARMGTLYLYGLEALGMEEQDGLMGRLERMDRMMRARETEVRLVCSADGELKGMVAAGRMRQYLCVRISGMEIRVPALRERMEDLSALVGMVRVSDGAMEKLRGHGWPGNLAELTEMLRVSARNGVLREEDVPEFTVVERAQTAILRLDEVMRQHVADVLERCSGNKLKASELLGISRSTLYRMLDGGLA; encoded by the coding sequence ATGTGGATCGATTCAGAGTTCGAGGGTTTGGTGTTCGTGGGGGCGAGCGAAGGCGCGGTGAGGCTGCGGGTGCAGGTGAGCCGGATGGCTCCGTACTACCGGACGGCGCTGGTAATGGGCGAGGTGGGGGTTGGAAAGCGGGAGGTTGCTCGGGAGCTGCATCGGCTGAGTCTGGTCGACGGGGATTTTGTTTGCTGCCCGGCGGGGGAGCTGACGGACGAGATGGTGGATCGGGCACGGATGGGGACGCTCTACCTTTATGGGCTGGAAGCGCTGGGGATGGAGGAACAGGATGGGCTGATGGGGCGGCTGGAGCGAATGGACCGGATGATGCGGGCACGGGAGACAGAAGTGAGGCTAGTGTGCTCGGCTGACGGGGAGCTGAAGGGGATGGTGGCGGCGGGGCGGATGCGGCAGTATCTATGTGTGCGGATCTCCGGGATGGAGATTCGGGTGCCTGCATTGCGGGAGCGGATGGAGGATCTGTCGGCGCTGGTGGGGATGGTACGGGTGAGTGATGGGGCGATGGAGAAGCTGCGCGGGCATGGGTGGCCGGGAAACCTTGCTGAGCTGACGGAGATGCTGCGGGTGTCGGCACGGAACGGGGTGCTACGCGAGGAGGATGTGCCTGAGTTTACGGTGGTGGAACGGGCGCAGACGGCGATCCTGCGGCTGGATGAGGTGATGCGGCAGCATGTGGCGGATGTGCTCGAACGGTGCAGCGGCAATAAGCTGAAGGCTTCTGAGTTGCTGGGGATTAGCCGGTCTACGCTGTACAGGATGCTGGATGGTGGGCTGGCTTAG